One segment of Methanolinea mesophila DNA contains the following:
- a CDS encoding ATP-binding protein, which produces MNREKLNINQAAEKIRDGTRAKPGGRRILITGKGGVGKTTLAAILACLYAEEGRKVLAIDQDPQQNLAWSLGYPPDQAGRLVPLSRNVEYIAEKTGAVPGQGWGQLFSLAPDVSDVFGRLGIRIRDNICLLVMGGVEKAGSGCLCPENALLESVIRAIPLRDDEVIILDTQAGLEHFGRSLAEGFSNAIVLAEPSFNALSVARDAARLARGLGIRTCSLVVNRVRDERDRQQALKVIGPSHPFDDVYFLPDDDLVRRTEPDVSPLIAVSSPYIDAVRRMILRIPGE; this is translated from the coding sequence ATGAACCGCGAGAAACTGAATATCAACCAGGCAGCTGAAAAGATCCGGGACGGCACTCGTGCCAAGCCGGGCGGGCGGCGGATCCTGATCACCGGCAAGGGCGGGGTCGGGAAGACCACTCTTGCCGCGATCCTCGCCTGTCTGTACGCCGAGGAGGGAAGAAAAGTGCTCGCGATAGACCAGGACCCCCAGCAAAACCTCGCCTGGTCGCTCGGGTACCCTCCGGACCAGGCTGGCCGGCTTGTCCCTCTCTCCCGGAATGTGGAGTATATCGCCGAAAAAACGGGGGCGGTGCCCGGTCAGGGATGGGGCCAGCTCTTCAGCCTGGCCCCCGACGTGTCCGACGTCTTCGGCCGGTTGGGAATCAGGATCCGGGACAATATCTGCCTGCTGGTGATGGGGGGTGTGGAGAAAGCGGGCAGCGGGTGCCTTTGCCCGGAGAACGCGCTTCTTGAGAGCGTGATCCGGGCAATTCCACTGAGGGATGACGAGGTCATCATCCTCGACACCCAGGCCGGACTTGAGCACTTCGGCCGTTCCCTCGCGGAAGGGTTTTCAAACGCAATTGTCCTCGCCGAACCGTCGTTCAACGCACTCTCGGTCGCACGTGATGCGGCCCGGCTCGCCCGGGGACTGGGGATCCGTACCTGTTCCCTGGTGGTCAACAGGGTCAGAGACGAGAGGGACCGTCAGCAGGCCCTGAAGGTAATCGGTCCTTCGCATCCCTTCGATGATGTATACTTTCTCCCCGATGACGACCTCGTCCGGAGGACCGAGCCCGATGTCAGCCCCCTCATCGCCGTATCTTCCCCGTATATCGACGCGGTGCGGCGGATGATCCTCCGGATACCGGGTGAATAA
- a CDS encoding methanogenesis marker 14 protein, with amino-acid sequence MCARFFDRFFKPRPYIVESPPPPSISHGPGTYMPEFKVKPYFLVASVEMGNTTTKCILTGVNLETGMSYVINKTVKMSRDVRKPKPGETVFGETLDGTRLTRESVTDLVRDTLIQCLQEAHLEVEKDLDFVVRSTGVVAAMDSPDQVGDFVLALASGCLNAGVPPRRMTPPMSKANQPQRVQPFSYADKVVFIGAVAGVIPPVGSTGVEMVANEMEGELAMAGIKEGAKWTPVDFRNPCVSIDFGTTLDGRITSDVTPDDPNPFAKTIGNFCGLAGAIPDAIVKGTGLVDSQRGTALDVFGDRSVVAEFALKGQSNVVKEYVDRCHELIDIRVVPPERKRFGRVPVYAAVAKESGVALIGCDAGEDGSNLEKLKEIGHEVYQNHNLSLLNEVIDRVCARMALRLVDVTREEGMVYRNSSIGFTGRAAISGRKPEYILDGITERKLFDNPVDHLVFVDDGLARGAALMARCMNSLGKPKNPIGGVRGGPCIMPRRIKAGK; translated from the coding sequence ATGTGTGCACGCTTTTTTGATCGTTTCTTCAAACCCCGTCCCTATATCGTGGAGAGCCCGCCTCCCCCCTCCATTTCGCACGGTCCCGGAACCTACATGCCCGAGTTCAAAGTCAAACCTTATTTTCTGGTCGCATCAGTGGAGATGGGCAATACCACCACCAAGTGCATCCTCACCGGTGTCAACCTTGAGACCGGGATGAGCTACGTGATCAATAAAACGGTAAAGATGAGCCGTGATGTGCGCAAACCGAAACCGGGCGAGACGGTCTTTGGTGAGACCCTCGACGGCACCCGGCTCACCCGGGAATCGGTCACCGACCTTGTCCGCGACACGCTCATACAGTGTCTCCAGGAGGCGCATCTCGAGGTTGAAAAGGATCTTGATTTCGTAGTCCGAAGCACAGGAGTGGTGGCGGCGATGGATTCTCCCGACCAGGTAGGGGATTTCGTGCTCGCCCTGGCAAGCGGCTGCCTGAACGCGGGGGTGCCTCCGCGGAGAATGACGCCTCCGATGTCCAAGGCCAACCAGCCCCAGAGAGTGCAGCCCTTCAGTTACGCAGATAAAGTGGTGTTCATCGGCGCCGTAGCGGGGGTCATCCCCCCCGTGGGGAGCACAGGGGTGGAAATGGTAGCCAACGAGATGGAAGGAGAGCTTGCGATGGCGGGGATTAAGGAGGGTGCGAAGTGGACTCCCGTGGACTTCCGGAACCCCTGCGTCTCCATCGACTTCGGCACCACGCTCGACGGAAGGATCACGAGCGATGTGACCCCGGATGACCCCAACCCCTTCGCAAAGACCATAGGTAACTTTTGCGGACTGGCAGGGGCAATACCGGACGCGATCGTGAAGGGGACCGGGCTCGTGGACAGCCAGAGGGGGACCGCACTCGATGTCTTCGGTGACAGGAGCGTGGTCGCGGAGTTCGCGCTCAAGGGTCAGAGCAACGTGGTGAAGGAATACGTGGACCGGTGCCACGAGCTGATCGATATCCGCGTAGTCCCCCCCGAACGGAAAAGGTTCGGGAGAGTTCCCGTATATGCCGCGGTAGCGAAGGAATCCGGGGTCGCGTTGATTGGCTGCGATGCGGGGGAGGACGGAAGCAATCTCGAAAAATTAAAAGAGATTGGACATGAAGTGTACCAGAACCACAATCTCTCGCTCCTGAACGAGGTGATCGATCGCGTATGTGCGAGGATGGCACTCAGGCTGGTCGATGTGACCCGGGAGGAGGGTATGGTGTATCGCAACAGCTCGATAGGATTCACCGGAAGAGCGGCAATTTCCGGGAGAAAACCGGAATACATACTCGACGGGATCACCGAGAGGAAACTCTTTGATAATCCGGTGGACCACCTGGTCTTCGTAGATGATGGCCTTGCGAGGGGCGCTGCGCTCATGGCCCGGTGCATGAACTCTCTCGGAAAACCGAAAAATCCGATAGGCGGAGTCCGTGGTGGGCCGTGTATCATGCCACGCAGGATTAAAGCAGGAAAGTGA
- a CDS encoding lysylphosphatidylglycerol synthase transmembrane domain-containing protein, with protein sequence MDLTQKRWIWISIGFSVVVLVIVLASTLDQNTLEYLKQANPIFLILAVGLRLCSLLFWSLRVKMMSHALGYRIKLSNAWNLVLANLLIGAITPGQAGGEPVRIHELYKDGVKIGDASAIVIMERVLDGLILVLMGVLSIGLLGSVVPGISITLIIAMIISWIFMGGLIILLFMASRNPEKVKLMIIRLLHWLDAKIHRASLKKTIGRVDAELDNFFVSINLFTGPARRGLVTGGFFSLLFWISEFFVASLILMGLGLSPYILESFLFQLIIAVVMMLPLTPGSSGIAEISATSLYALIVPSSLLGIFVLLWRLILYYLNIALGLWPSLTIFRRELARKDDESGQDPKSEG encoded by the coding sequence ATGGATCTTACCCAGAAAAGATGGATTTGGATCTCGATCGGGTTTTCAGTAGTGGTTCTGGTCATCGTGCTTGCGAGCACGTTGGATCAGAATACGCTCGAGTACCTGAAACAGGCAAATCCCATCTTTCTTATCCTTGCGGTAGGTCTGCGGCTCTGTTCACTCCTGTTCTGGTCGCTTCGGGTAAAGATGATGTCGCATGCACTGGGTTACCGGATAAAACTCTCGAATGCCTGGAACCTGGTCCTCGCAAACCTCCTCATCGGGGCCATCACCCCCGGACAGGCGGGTGGCGAACCGGTGCGAATCCACGAACTATACAAGGACGGAGTGAAAATCGGGGACGCTTCGGCCATTGTAATCATGGAAAGGGTCCTCGACGGACTGATCCTGGTCCTTATGGGCGTCCTCTCAATCGGCCTTCTCGGCAGCGTCGTACCCGGAATCTCAATCACCCTGATCATTGCGATGATAATATCATGGATCTTCATGGGAGGGCTGATCATCCTTCTTTTCATGGCCTCGAGGAATCCTGAAAAAGTTAAGCTGATGATCATCCGGCTTCTTCACTGGCTTGACGCGAAGATCCACCGCGCATCGCTGAAAAAAACCATTGGAAGGGTCGATGCAGAACTCGACAACTTTTTCGTGAGCATCAATCTCTTCACCGGGCCTGCCCGCAGGGGGCTGGTCACCGGGGGATTCTTTTCGCTGCTTTTCTGGATATCGGAATTTTTTGTCGCGTCCCTCATCCTCATGGGGCTCGGGCTGTCCCCCTATATCCTCGAATCGTTCCTCTTTCAGTTGATCATCGCGGTGGTGATGATGCTCCCCCTCACCCCTGGATCTTCCGGAATCGCAGAGATCTCGGCGACATCCCTGTATGCGTTGATTGTACCTTCGTCACTCCTCGGGATCTTCGTCCTGCTCTGGCGGCTGATACTCTACTATCTCAACATCGCTCTCGGGTTATGGCCGAGCCTGACAATATTCAGACGCGAGCTTGCCCGGAAGGACGATGAATCGGGGCAGGACCCGAAGAGCGAAGGATAA
- a CDS encoding HEAT repeat domain-containing protein, whose protein sequence is MKHPDLDVQWRAAEALASMGPSVFEILVDTLDSRSKDIRLGAIEALGDSRDPRAVVPLVPLLKDPDNEIRWEAALALGMLDNRDVIPPLRDALRDRDRFVREGAALSLERLSWVPEDHLEEAYLYCARQDWDALSHCGSLAILPLDIASRDKDPEIRLNAARTLGAMGGEEGIPLIYRHLRDPDDRVRWEAVRAAPKTGLPIRYIPRGLSKRPRVRKNPGVAAVLNLLLPGMGYLYLGRWWGVVLFQVDVYVTLWLFTHEGGMLTETVLLTVYILLALHAWYIARHLPDL, encoded by the coding sequence ATGAAGCACCCCGACCTGGACGTGCAGTGGAGAGCAGCGGAAGCGCTCGCGTCGATGGGTCCTTCTGTGTTCGAGATCCTGGTAGATACCCTTGATTCCCGATCAAAAGACATCAGACTGGGAGCGATAGAGGCTCTCGGCGATTCACGGGATCCGAGGGCGGTCGTGCCACTTGTTCCCCTCCTCAAAGACCCGGATAACGAGATACGATGGGAGGCGGCGCTTGCGCTGGGGATGCTGGACAACAGAGACGTCATCCCCCCGCTTCGGGATGCGCTCAGGGACAGGGACCGGTTCGTCCGTGAAGGGGCGGCCCTCTCGCTCGAGCGTCTCTCGTGGGTCCCGGAGGATCACCTGGAAGAGGCATACCTCTATTGTGCCCGCCAGGACTGGGATGCCCTTTCTCACTGCGGGAGTCTTGCCATCCTTCCCCTTGATATCGCTTCCCGGGACAAAGACCCTGAGATCAGGCTGAATGCGGCGAGGACTCTGGGCGCCATGGGTGGTGAGGAAGGTATCCCTCTCATCTACCGTCATCTCCGGGACCCCGACGACCGTGTACGATGGGAGGCGGTCAGGGCGGCTCCTAAGACCGGACTTCCTATCCGGTATATCCCGAGAGGGCTCTCAAAAAGACCCAGAGTCCGGAAGAACCCGGGAGTCGCCGCGGTGCTCAACCTCCTTCTCCCCGGTATGGGCTATCTCTATCTCGGGCGCTGGTGGGGGGTTGTCCTGTTTCAGGTCGATGTCTACGTCACGCTCTGGCTTTTCACCCACGAAGGGGGGATGCTCACCGAAACAGTGCTCCTGACGGTCTATATCCTGCTCGCCCTGCATGCCTGGTATATCGCCCGGCATTTGCCGGACCTGTAA
- a CDS encoding HEAT repeat domain-containing protein, with amino-acid sequence MTPPVTLSFHPFRTTDVESLVKKQDVRGLIRLLSYPDFTLQWRAAEGLGTLGQKAVPRIMRLSRHPNPAVRLGMAEALAAIRDPAAVPVLEKMVLTDESEEVRWAAAITLGEIGEERSIATLVRAFRDHDKYVRYGAALALGKLGWKPSCPEESLEYAISGYEWERIPDIPDPPLDPLIRMMKDPDPVIRMRAFQSIVLLEKPVPPPAAATVLKDANPELRECAVRALPGYGFSPLRLPKGVAKRVKENKNPYVAAVLNFLFLGLGYNYLGRWWGFLLFQVDATAILLLSLAMESLVPLAISYTVSAVVAVHTFYSVKFMEMH; translated from the coding sequence ATGACGCCTCCGGTAACCCTCTCATTTCACCCTTTTAGAACTACGGATGTCGAAAGCCTGGTAAAAAAACAGGACGTCAGGGGCCTCATACGGCTCCTGTCGTACCCCGATTTTACCCTACAGTGGCGGGCGGCCGAAGGACTGGGGACTCTCGGTCAGAAAGCGGTCCCCCGGATAATGAGACTGAGCAGGCACCCCAATCCGGCGGTCAGGCTTGGAATGGCAGAGGCGCTTGCCGCCATCAGGGACCCGGCGGCCGTACCTGTGCTGGAAAAAATGGTTTTAACGGACGAATCAGAAGAAGTCCGCTGGGCGGCGGCGATCACGCTCGGTGAGATCGGGGAGGAACGTTCGATCGCCACCCTCGTCCGTGCCTTCCGGGATCACGATAAATATGTCCGTTATGGTGCTGCTCTTGCGCTCGGCAAGCTGGGCTGGAAACCCTCATGCCCGGAAGAATCGCTGGAATATGCGATAAGCGGCTACGAGTGGGAACGGATCCCGGACATTCCCGATCCCCCTCTCGACCCGCTTATCCGGATGATGAAGGACCCCGACCCTGTCATCCGGATGAGGGCGTTCCAAAGTATTGTCCTCCTCGAAAAACCGGTGCCTCCGCCGGCGGCCGCGACCGTGCTGAAGGACGCGAACCCGGAACTCCGTGAGTGTGCCGTAAGGGCTCTTCCCGGATATGGGTTCTCGCCGCTTCGTCTCCCGAAGGGAGTAGCGAAAAGGGTAAAAGAGAATAAAAATCCCTATGTGGCCGCGGTACTGAATTTTCTCTTCCTGGGACTGGGGTATAATTACCTGGGCCGGTGGTGGGGGTTTCTTCTCTTCCAGGTCGATGCGACGGCCATCCTGCTCCTTTCCCTGGCGATGGAGTCCCTGGTCCCATTGGCGATCTCCTACACGGTCTCCGCGGTAGTCGCCGTGCATACCTTCTATTCGGTGAAATTCATGGAGATGCACTGA
- a CDS encoding PKD domain-containing protein, which translates to MGGDNGTASTFMPLENENLTSSGDHNITPFTEVLSPVQGEDADPQNSGDNLTLEISNTTITGANDDPDGQISNETALDNQTGTAQSLIEPGMNTPVTDTNTNPLQVGTSATLTPLDTFTQKCPSIYKDRVVWEDWQGGLPQIHIYNITTGLEQDLCPDTNSQTHPDIWEDWVVWQNKGEMGYTIRLFDLKTGNMSDIAQISGDWIIPHIANGKITWYDSSDVGVKVFCYTIENNSTEILTDTGINPDIWGNFIVWEDYRDQDTWYSHIYLYDLQTGTERKVTDNPSLQQKPRISGTTVVYVDNGEIHAVNLVTGTDIWLNEGSSGDNPVIYGDMVAFESSIGYGGISVVSLGDGTGLFLDSNEYGAPIFGPDLGEGRMVFVNAGNAGDIGLYTFGVPDYPFRAVFTENGTTGEVPFTVTFTDDSVGSPSGWQWDFGDGNRSDEQNPVHTYTSPGIYSVILRIFDPTHRDACSKPGLIACGNLPEADFGMNISCGPVPQVVSFYDLSGGSPTEWWWDFGDGGQSGEQNPLHEYTAPGIYNVSLIVTNALGNSSMVKTEAVTVLPVCRNELNFDIPGVFVSDDGVFETIAINSSMVSVNYPLPGDKSLIEIHPDSRSGISAILLFASPGLEFSDDSNGTVSGTFSGIRICTSEMTGSAACVGDATCRYNLSFTTDHYPASPFNATQWEGVTPADEQIESRIAIQHYCDLYRGAYTVRFEKDNLNLTGPANLTFGVSRDWLEENGWGDHGNFSVDTDPEGVYVYVDGIYRGRSPINVTGLSAGIHEVNVTYPGYTSNISTIILSDVRESVGVMRIGDDGQGDLLPAEFLYHDPAANMDYFTVSSPEGLSRFSLVTLDTSGNMFQILYLSLQEWASPKSGGGGGGGGYSGGGGAVASEPNPVVNPTPVQDIPVAPKETIAQASGADMPSAAARISGPAVADTPASAGQAEADQAGDSPVVSTMPFTMSLLKNLSIVFLVFFITIVLYVRWKRSGGGEGNE; encoded by the coding sequence GTGGGAGGGGACAACGGCACGGCGTCCACTTTCATGCCCCTGGAGAACGAGAACCTGACAAGCAGCGGAGATCACAATATTACTCCGTTCACAGAGGTGCTATCTCCGGTGCAGGGAGAAGACGCGGACCCTCAAAACTCCGGGGACAACCTGACACTGGAAATCTCCAATACCACTATTACAGGCGCAAATGATGACCCGGACGGCCAGATATCGAACGAGACTGCCCTCGATAACCAAACTGGTACAGCACAGAGTCTTATCGAGCCTGGGATGAACACTCCGGTTACCGATACGAACACGAACCCCCTGCAGGTGGGAACCTCCGCTACGTTGACCCCCCTTGACACCTTCACTCAGAAATGCCCGTCAATTTATAAAGACCGCGTTGTATGGGAGGACTGGCAAGGTGGATTGCCGCAAATTCACATTTACAATATCACCACAGGACTGGAGCAGGATCTCTGCCCGGATACGAACTCTCAAACTCATCCGGATATCTGGGAGGACTGGGTCGTCTGGCAGAACAAGGGGGAAATGGGATACACAATCCGGTTGTTCGATCTTAAAACAGGCAATATGAGTGATATCGCTCAAATAAGCGGGGATTGGATCATACCCCATATTGCAAATGGTAAAATCACATGGTACGACTCTTCGGATGTCGGCGTCAAGGTATTCTGTTATACAATCGAAAATAATTCAACCGAGATTCTTACAGATACAGGAATTAATCCCGATATCTGGGGAAATTTCATCGTGTGGGAAGATTACCGGGACCAGGATACATGGTACAGCCACATTTACCTCTATGATCTTCAAACCGGGACCGAACGGAAAGTTACCGACAACCCTTCCTTGCAGCAAAAACCACGCATTTCGGGCACTACAGTTGTGTATGTCGACAACGGGGAAATTCACGCGGTCAACCTGGTCACCGGCACCGATATATGGCTGAATGAAGGGAGTAGCGGGGACAATCCGGTTATTTATGGGGATATGGTGGCGTTCGAGAGTTCTATCGGGTACGGTGGAATCTCGGTAGTGTCGCTTGGAGATGGTACGGGCTTATTCCTCGACTCAAATGAGTACGGAGCCCCGATTTTCGGACCAGATCTCGGAGAAGGCCGGATGGTGTTCGTAAATGCCGGTAATGCGGGAGATATTGGCCTTTACACTTTCGGCGTTCCGGATTACCCTTTCAGGGCCGTGTTTACGGAGAACGGGACCACGGGGGAAGTCCCCTTTACGGTGACGTTCACCGATGATTCGGTGGGATCGCCCTCGGGGTGGCAATGGGATTTCGGTGACGGCAACAGGTCGGATGAGCAAAATCCTGTGCATACGTATACATCCCCAGGGATTTATTCGGTGATCTTACGTATTTTCGACCCGACTCACCGGGACGCATGCAGTAAACCCGGGCTTATCGCCTGCGGAAACCTCCCGGAAGCGGATTTCGGGATGAATATAAGTTGCGGCCCTGTTCCCCAGGTGGTTTCCTTTTACGACCTGTCGGGAGGATCCCCTACGGAATGGTGGTGGGATTTCGGCGACGGGGGGCAATCGGGGGAACAAAACCCTCTGCATGAATATACTGCTCCGGGAATCTACAATGTAAGCCTCATTGTAACCAATGCTCTCGGGAACAGCAGCATGGTGAAAACCGAGGCGGTCACCGTCCTGCCTGTATGCAGGAATGAACTCAATTTTGATATCCCGGGGGTTTTCGTATCAGATGACGGGGTTTTCGAAACTATTGCCATCAATAGTTCAATGGTCAGCGTGAACTATCCTCTTCCTGGAGACAAATCCTTGATCGAGATACATCCTGACTCCCGGAGCGGAATATCGGCAATACTCCTGTTCGCTTCGCCCGGATTGGAATTTTCTGATGATTCGAACGGCACCGTTTCAGGCACATTTTCCGGAATCCGGATCTGTACCTCCGAAATGACAGGAAGTGCAGCCTGCGTGGGTGATGCCACCTGCCGGTATAATCTTTCCTTCACCACCGACCATTACCCGGCGAGTCCATTCAATGCAACTCAATGGGAGGGGGTAACACCAGCGGACGAACAAATTGAATCACGCATCGCAATCCAGCACTACTGTGATTTGTACCGGGGTGCGTATACCGTGAGATTTGAAAAGGACAATCTGAATCTCACCGGTCCCGCCAATCTCACTTTCGGAGTTTCCCGCGACTGGCTCGAGGAGAACGGATGGGGAGATCACGGTAACTTTTCGGTTGATACCGACCCGGAAGGCGTATACGTGTATGTTGACGGGATATACCGGGGGCGGTCCCCGATCAACGTTACCGGACTCTCGGCAGGTATTCACGAGGTAAACGTGACCTATCCCGGCTATACCTCCAACATATCCACCATCATTCTATCGGATGTAAGGGAAAGTGTCGGGGTGATGCGGATCGGTGACGACGGTCAGGGAGACCTCCTGCCCGCCGAGTTCCTCTATCACGACCCGGCAGCGAATATGGATTATTTCACGGTCTCATCCCCCGAGGGACTGTCCCGTTTCAGCCTCGTAACTCTTGATACGTCCGGAAATATGTTCCAGATCCTTTATCTCTCGCTCCAGGAATGGGCATCGCCCAAATCCGGTGGCGGCGGCGGTGGCGGCGGATACAGTGGAGGCGGGGGCGCTGTCGCCAGCGAGCCGAATCCGGTGGTGAATCCCACTCCTGTCCAGGACATTCCTGTCGCCCCGAAGGAAACGATAGCGCAGGCATCCGGGGCGGATATGCCGTCCGCAGCTGCCCGGATCTCAGGGCCTGCCGTGGCGGATACACCCGCATCCGCGGGCCAGGCCGAGGCGGACCAGGCCGGGGATTCTCCCGTGGTGAGCACGATGCCCTTCACTATGTCCCTGTTGAAAAACCTGTCAATCGTATTCCTCGTATTTTTCATTACCATCGTGCTCTACGTGCGGTGGAAGAGGTCTGGCGGAGGTGAAGGGAATGAATGA
- a CDS encoding C2 family cysteine protease, translating into MKKENVDSEESFCSEAQNTGANLLGAAPAISQWKSCGTFCNPMLPPITSRMNFREPMQGYSADCYFIAALSSVAWAAQSSLSTSSTSFKFYNPDPSIIDPNKRTISIAIDQNLPVEASGKMIFASCYVKTAVVPGMPPVETWPALFEKAYASFRAKTIGDLPMGNGITALVNILSINSSAWKYYYIWDATLTNVLTRSPDNSSNILASGKTKYPMVAWTRNATNAAGLYPNHTYSLLGISDGYIVLRNPYANRDTSKVLPEPTAGVKTAGTWNPDGLPDNLIDFSDTKDGIFALRADIFAQNFLKFGRINNLLENPSSEIVAHLAELFTG; encoded by the coding sequence ATGAAGAAAGAAAATGTGGACTCCGAAGAGAGTTTTTGTTCTGAAGCACAGAACACGGGTGCCAACCTGCTGGGGGCCGCTCCAGCCATATCGCAATGGAAGAGCTGTGGGACTTTCTGCAATCCGATGTTGCCTCCGATCACTTCGAGAATGAATTTTCGAGAGCCGATGCAAGGTTATTCAGCGGATTGCTACTTCATCGCCGCACTTTCATCGGTCGCCTGGGCAGCCCAGAGCAGCCTTTCCACGAGCTCGACATCGTTCAAATTTTACAACCCTGATCCGAGCATTATCGACCCGAATAAGAGAACCATTTCCATTGCCATTGATCAGAACCTTCCGGTCGAGGCTTCCGGCAAGATGATCTTTGCGAGTTGTTACGTTAAAACTGCAGTTGTTCCCGGAATGCCTCCGGTCGAGACCTGGCCTGCGCTGTTCGAAAAAGCTTATGCGAGTTTCAGGGCCAAGACGATTGGAGACCTTCCGATGGGAAACGGTATCACAGCCCTTGTCAATATCCTATCGATAAATAGCAGTGCCTGGAAATACTATTACATCTGGGACGCGACGCTCACCAATGTTCTTACCAGGAGTCCGGATAACAGCTCGAATATCCTCGCGTCCGGCAAGACGAAGTACCCGATGGTTGCCTGGACGCGTAATGCGACCAACGCGGCAGGGCTCTATCCGAACCACACCTATTCTCTCCTTGGGATAAGCGACGGATATATCGTTTTACGAAACCCGTATGCAAACAGGGATACGAGCAAGGTGCTCCCAGAACCCACAGCGGGAGTAAAAACCGCCGGGACCTGGAACCCGGATGGCCTACCTGACAATCTCATCGATTTTTCCGACACAAAAGACGGGATTTTCGCATTGCGTGCCGACATTTTCGCCCAGAACTTCCTAAAGTTCGGGAGAATTAATAATTTGTTGGAGAATCCAAGTTCCGAAATTGTTGCGCATCTTGCGGAATTGTTTACAGGATAA
- the argF gene encoding ornithine carbamoyltransferase, with protein MNKDLISILDLDQGELDRIITDAVELKRMRRSGIPHPFLAGMNLAMIFEKSSTRTRISFEVGMNDLGGHALFLNTQDLQIGRGEEIRDTARVASRFVSGVMVRAYRHQTIQDFARYSSIPVINGLSDREHPCQILADLMTIRERFGSTVGLRLAWVGDGDNVCNSMILSSVLTGMEISVATPPGYEPPNDIIDAAREKGAKIQLVKDPESAVEGAHVVVTDTWVSMGEEGERGKRLEAFKGFTVTTALMKKAEADAVFMHCLPAHRGQEVTDEVIEGPQSVVFDEAENRLHAQKALLVSLLAHDVKIKD; from the coding sequence ATGAACAAAGACCTCATCTCAATACTGGACCTCGATCAGGGAGAACTGGACCGGATAATCACCGATGCCGTCGAGCTGAAGCGGATGCGGCGCAGCGGGATCCCCCACCCGTTCCTTGCCGGAATGAACCTGGCGATGATATTCGAGAAGTCCTCCACCCGAACGAGGATCTCCTTCGAAGTAGGAATGAACGACCTCGGCGGGCATGCCCTCTTCCTCAATACCCAGGACCTCCAGATAGGGCGGGGCGAAGAGATCAGGGATACTGCCCGGGTCGCCTCACGCTTCGTATCGGGCGTCATGGTCAGGGCCTACCGGCACCAGACCATCCAGGACTTTGCACGATATTCCAGCATCCCGGTAATTAACGGCCTTTCCGACCGTGAGCATCCCTGCCAGATCCTCGCTGACCTGATGACCATCCGGGAACGTTTCGGTTCGACGGTCGGGCTGCGACTGGCGTGGGTAGGGGACGGCGACAATGTGTGCAACTCCATGATCCTCTCTTCAGTCCTTACGGGGATGGAGATCTCGGTCGCCACACCGCCCGGATACGAGCCCCCGAATGACATCATCGATGCTGCAAGGGAGAAGGGGGCAAAAATCCAGTTGGTGAAGGACCCCGAAAGTGCAGTAGAAGGTGCCCACGTGGTGGTGACCGATACCTGGGTATCCATGGGCGAAGAAGGCGAACGGGGGAAACGCCTTGAAGCATTCAAGGGGTTCACCGTTACCACCGCGCTGATGAAGAAGGCCGAAGCCGATGCTGTATTCATGCACTGCCTGCCGGCTCACCGCGGTCAGGAAGTCACCGACGAGGTTATCGAGGGCCCGCAGAGCGTAGTGTTCGATGAAGCGGAGAACCGGCTCCATGCCCAGAAGGCGTTGCTGGTTTCACTTCTCGCGCACGATGTGAAGATAAAAGATTAA